A single genomic interval of Daucus carota subsp. sativus chromosome 1, DH1 v3.0, whole genome shotgun sequence harbors:
- the LOC108200526 gene encoding uncharacterized protein LOC108200526, protein MTNNDPEEQQQEVSRKRKLSDPSVDDATIVSTDHDIEISQETNNNNNVFLTLSLGIQQIPFQLPPTLPPTAPPPVFQPPLPVPRAGPTKHRRRNPTQAPRDVTKGEDIPQPYPWATTKRATVHTMSYLDSKNIRSISGDVQCKRCERQYQMELDLHEKFKDIGTYMAKNKSTMHDRAPASLMNPVLPTCKFCNQENSVKPVISEKKKTINWLFLLLGRMLGCCTLEQLKYFCKHTKNHRTGAKDRVLYLTYLAICKQLDPKGPFDR, encoded by the coding sequence ATGACTAACAACGACCCTGAAGAGCAACAGCAAGAAGTCTCCCGTAAGAGAAAATTATCCGATCCCTCCGTCGATGATGCCACAATCGTCTCAACAGATCATGATATCGAGATCTCGCAAGAAACCAACAACAATAACAATGTTTTTCTCACTCTCTCCCTCGGTATCCAACAAATCCCTTTCCAGCTTCCTCCTACACTCCCACCCACTGCACCCCCTCCTGTTTTCCAACCCCCACTGCCTGTGCCGCGAGCGGGCCCTACGAAGCATCGACGACGTAACCCGACGCAGGCGCCGCGTGACGTGACTAAAGGGGAGGATATCCCGCAGCCCTACCCGTGGGCTACTACGAAGAGAGCCACGGTGCATACAATGAGCTATCTTGATTCGAAGAATATAAGAAGTATTTCGGGTGACGTGCAATGCAAGAGATGTGAGAGGCAGTATCAGATGGAACTGGATTTGCATGAAAAATTTAAGGACATCGGGACGTATATGGCGAAAAATAAATCCACTATGCATGATCGAGCCCCTGCGAGTCTGATGAACCCGGTTCTTCCAACGTGTAAGTTCTGTAATCAGGAAAACAGTGTCAAGCCCGTGATTTCGGAGAAGAAGAAGACGATTAATTGGCTGTTTTTGCTTCTGGGACGAATGCTGGGATGCTGCACACTCGAGCAATTAAAGTACTTCTGCAAGCACACCAAGAATCATCGCACTGGAGCCAAAGATCGTGTTCTGTATCTCACTTATCTCGCGATTTGCAAGCAGCTCGATCCCAAAGGCCCCTTTGATCGTTAA